One window of Chloroflexus aggregans DSM 9485 genomic DNA carries:
- a CDS encoding peptidylprolyl isomerase — protein MRRLIWLLTLFLLAGCQSVVNGRQWIETDSPVAFRLGTQVYTVADVNNEIKRAIGDGIANALASGQTREQIEQIVVENDLRRQIFEQMIQNELLLYYARQHGIGVDPVALDAVVFNRISNDASPAEVLDQRSVLAREQIVLEIIARNTRADMAHARHILVDDEASAQAILADLQGGANFATLAATRSRDTASAANGGDLGWATRGDFVPAFEEAIFTLPLNTPQIVKTDFGFHVVEVLERELQRPFDTFEQLRVRQNAGQFYQETFVPWYEELRRQFELSGELQIADGFDPNALPIPFPETP, from the coding sequence ATGCGTCGCTTGATCTGGCTGCTCACCCTGTTCCTCCTGGCCGGTTGCCAGAGCGTGGTGAATGGCCGTCAATGGATTGAGACCGATTCGCCGGTAGCCTTTCGTTTGGGCACGCAGGTTTACACCGTTGCCGATGTCAATAATGAAATAAAACGTGCCATCGGCGATGGGATAGCCAACGCATTGGCTTCCGGCCAGACCCGTGAGCAGATCGAGCAAATTGTGGTCGAGAACGATTTGCGCCGACAGATCTTTGAGCAGATGATCCAAAATGAACTGCTGCTGTACTACGCCCGTCAGCATGGGATTGGTGTCGATCCGGTGGCGCTTGATGCGGTGGTGTTCAACCGGATATCGAACGACGCCTCGCCGGCAGAAGTTCTCGATCAGCGCAGCGTGTTAGCGCGTGAGCAGATCGTGTTGGAAATCATTGCCCGCAATACCCGCGCCGATATGGCACATGCGCGCCATATTCTGGTTGATGATGAAGCTTCGGCGCAGGCGATCCTCGCCGATCTGCAAGGTGGAGCCAATTTTGCTACGCTCGCGGCGACTCGTTCGCGCGATACAGCTTCGGCAGCGAACGGTGGTGACTTGGGTTGGGCCACGCGGGGCGATTTTGTACCGGCGTTTGAAGAAGCTATCTTTACCCTGCCGCTCAATACACCACAGATTGTGAAAACCGATTTTGGTTTTCACGTCGTCGAGGTATTGGAGCGCGAACTCCAACGCCCCTTCGACACGTTTGAACAATTGCGGGTTCGTCAGAATGCCGGTCAGTTTTACCAGGAAACCTTTGTACCGTGGTACGAGGAGTTGCGCCGTCAGTTTGAATTGAGTGGGGAACTACAGATCGCCGATGGCTTTGATCCGAACGCTTTACCGATCCCGTTCCCTGAGACGCCATGA
- the mazG gene encoding nucleoside triphosphate pyrophosphohydrolase, whose amino-acid sequence MSTTLHTVLHLAVNQDLIDPAALQVWSVERLLQPSPRPTATRVLPWVEQQGLGSYQPVRLPYPLATHTPALIWGEPATLNLTALATLLAERYPTNHRLFVLTAPEGSTIPLTVAELATAILPPDEVIGIVVPALSLAEDQRSLDRLRWVIGRLCGPDGCPWDVRQTHQSLRRTFLEEVYEALEAIDTGDMRHLCEELGDVLMQVFVHSEMARQAGYFTLESVVQHVADKLIFRHPHVFGTTSVTDTGEVLQNWEALKAQELATKGQVRSSALDGIPSALPALATAQTLARKAIQAGFTWTTIEQVWAKIAEELAELREADDSAAQKRELGDLLFALTILAHWLQLDAESALREANLRFKQRFQQVEQMAARSGRNLRDCTLDELIAWWTAAKMMRNEHTDGTTNSAVP is encoded by the coding sequence ATGAGTACCACACTCCATACTGTGCTTCATCTTGCGGTGAATCAGGACCTGATCGACCCAGCAGCATTACAGGTGTGGTCGGTTGAACGGTTGCTTCAACCATCACCCCGGCCAACAGCAACCAGGGTGTTACCATGGGTAGAACAGCAAGGTTTGGGTAGCTATCAACCGGTACGATTGCCATACCCCCTGGCAACACATACCCCGGCTCTGATCTGGGGTGAACCGGCTACTCTCAATCTGACCGCACTGGCTACCCTTTTGGCTGAACGTTACCCGACCAACCATCGGTTGTTTGTGTTGACCGCACCGGAGGGGAGTACGATACCGTTGACCGTGGCCGAACTCGCTACGGCAATCCTGCCACCAGATGAAGTGATCGGGATCGTTGTTCCGGCATTGTCGCTTGCCGAAGACCAACGGAGCCTTGATCGATTGCGGTGGGTGATCGGTCGTCTGTGCGGGCCAGACGGCTGCCCATGGGATGTACGCCAAACCCATCAGAGCCTGCGGAGAACGTTCCTCGAAGAGGTGTATGAAGCGCTGGAAGCAATCGATACCGGCGACATGCGTCACCTCTGTGAAGAGCTTGGTGATGTGCTGATGCAAGTATTCGTGCATAGTGAAATGGCCCGCCAGGCCGGCTATTTTACCCTCGAATCGGTCGTTCAGCACGTCGCCGATAAACTGATCTTTCGCCATCCGCACGTCTTCGGCACAACCAGTGTGACCGACACCGGTGAAGTTCTCCAAAACTGGGAGGCGTTGAAGGCGCAAGAATTGGCTACTAAAGGCCAGGTACGTAGCAGCGCGCTCGATGGTATTCCGTCAGCATTGCCAGCATTGGCCACTGCCCAGACGCTGGCGCGTAAGGCAATCCAAGCCGGGTTTACGTGGACGACAATTGAGCAAGTTTGGGCCAAAATTGCCGAAGAACTGGCCGAGTTACGCGAAGCTGATGATAGTGCGGCCCAGAAGCGGGAACTCGGTGATCTGCTGTTCGCGCTGACCATACTGGCCCATTGGCTCCAACTCGATGCAGAATCGGCCCTGCGTGAAGCAAATCTGCGGTTTAAACAACGGTTTCAACAGGTCGAACAGATGGCTGCTCGTTCTGGACGGAACCTGCGCGATTGCACACTCGATGAACTGATCGCATGGTGGACGGCAGCGAAGATGATGAGGAACGAACACACCGATGGCACCACCAATTCCGCTGTACCGTAA
- a CDS encoding DUF951 domain-containing protein translates to MAPPIPLYRNDIVQLRKPHACGGDTWRIVRLGADIGLRCETCGRRVLLPRAELERRIKRFVARGADE, encoded by the coding sequence ATGGCACCACCAATTCCGCTGTACCGTAACGATATTGTCCAGTTACGCAAACCGCATGCTTGCGGTGGTGACACGTGGCGCATTGTGCGGCTAGGAGCCGACATTGGCTTACGCTGCGAGACATGTGGACGGCGAGTATTGTTGCCGAGAGCCGAACTCGAACGACGGATCAAACGCTTCGTAGCACGTGGTGCTGATGAATAA
- a CDS encoding NfeD family protein yields MVQHRLSPYPTPQWRSVWRYFIIGLLWSVLVTGIAAQSTQPVYVAEYEGVLSTYAAGYLRRALHEAEAANAQVLVMQLTPHGAVLEEVRKLANDIANARVPVVVYIGPSGHDAGAAGSWLLPAAHIAAMAPDSRFGIATPLFVPTMGMSNDTQELLLNEQLQQFEVWGQAHNRNVDWADTALRSGFIATAAQAIEAQPPIIDLVARDRTELLQRLEGRVVTLADGRQITLATLGARPFVVEVNLLEAFLIVLANPTVVFLLLIMAGLAFYAEFLSPTVGILAGLGVLLLIGAIIGMIALPVQWLSVLGILIAFGLIAADLFVPSHGTLTVIGVGIMIASALTLFDATQAPGVVVALWVIILVAMIIAIFAVTGVWLALRSRNRPVTTGQEGLIGRLAEVRQRLDPEGMVFVEGALWRAVCENGTAEAGEWVRVTGIYALRLTVRRLEPSELSSPS; encoded by the coding sequence ATGGTTCAACATCGGTTATCTCCATACCCGACCCCTCAATGGCGGTCGGTGTGGCGATACTTCATCATCGGATTGCTCTGGTCGGTATTAGTCACCGGTATAGCAGCACAGTCAACTCAGCCAGTCTACGTTGCCGAATACGAGGGAGTACTGAGCACGTATGCCGCCGGATATTTGCGGCGTGCCTTGCACGAAGCTGAGGCTGCGAATGCTCAGGTACTAGTGATGCAACTGACGCCACACGGTGCCGTTCTCGAAGAGGTGCGCAAACTTGCAAACGATATTGCCAACGCACGTGTACCGGTAGTCGTGTACATCGGTCCATCCGGCCACGATGCCGGGGCAGCCGGTTCGTGGCTGTTGCCGGCAGCGCACATCGCGGCGATGGCACCGGATAGTCGGTTTGGCATTGCCACTCCCCTCTTCGTACCGACAATGGGTATGAGCAATGACACCCAAGAATTGTTGTTAAACGAGCAGTTACAGCAATTCGAGGTGTGGGGCCAGGCCCACAACCGCAATGTTGATTGGGCCGATACCGCCTTACGGAGCGGTTTTATTGCAACAGCAGCCCAAGCCATCGAGGCACAACCGCCGATTATCGATCTGGTGGCCCGTGACCGTACCGAATTGTTGCAACGCCTTGAAGGCCGGGTCGTGACATTGGCCGACGGACGGCAGATCACATTGGCAACACTCGGCGCCCGCCCCTTTGTCGTCGAAGTCAATCTCCTCGAAGCCTTCCTGATCGTACTCGCCAATCCGACCGTTGTCTTCTTGTTATTGATCATGGCAGGGCTTGCCTTCTACGCCGAGTTTCTCAGCCCAACTGTCGGTATCTTGGCCGGTCTTGGTGTGCTATTGCTTATTGGCGCAATTATCGGTATGATCGCATTGCCGGTGCAATGGCTCAGCGTGTTAGGCATTCTCATCGCATTTGGCCTGATTGCAGCCGATCTCTTCGTGCCATCGCATGGCACGCTGACAGTCATTGGGGTGGGCATTATGATCGCCAGCGCATTAACGCTGTTCGACGCGACCCAAGCCCCGGGTGTGGTCGTGGCACTGTGGGTGATCATCTTAGTTGCGATGATCATTGCAATCTTCGCCGTAACCGGGGTGTGGCTGGCACTTCGGTCGCGCAACCGACCGGTTACGACCGGGCAGGAAGGGTTAATCGGACGACTGGCTGAGGTACGGCAGCGCCTCGACCCAGAAGGGATGGTATTCGTTGAGGGTGCATTGTGGCGAGCGGTATGCGAGAATGGTACCGCAGAAGCAGGTGAGTGGGTACGAGTGACCGGAATCTATGCCTTGCGCTTAACGGTGCGGCGGCTTGAACCATCTGAATTATCGTCGCCCTCGTAG
- a CDS encoding slipin family protein: MNGFTFFLLACLAVLAFIALMILLSAIKIVPEYERGVIFRLGRLMGPRGPGIFFVIPIFERMVRVDMRVITMDVPVQEVITLDNVTIKVNAVLYFQVINPNWAVTKVMDYIRATMQIAQTTLRSVVGQVELDELLAQREKINQKLQQIIDEQTEPWGIKVTIVEVKDVELPQNMQRAMARQAEAEREKRAKLIHADGELQASRTLAEAARVLASEPVTLQLRYLQTLTEIATEKNSTIIFPLPIELLKTFLAPQSVNNDVVRSSD; encoded by the coding sequence ATGAACGGATTCACCTTTTTCCTGCTCGCTTGTCTGGCAGTCTTAGCCTTTATTGCCTTAATGATCCTGCTCTCGGCGATCAAGATCGTTCCCGAATACGAGCGTGGAGTTATCTTTCGATTGGGTCGGCTAATGGGGCCACGCGGGCCGGGCATCTTTTTTGTGATCCCGATCTTCGAGCGTATGGTGCGGGTCGATATGCGCGTCATTACAATGGACGTGCCGGTACAAGAGGTGATTACGCTCGATAACGTGACCATTAAGGTCAATGCCGTCCTCTATTTTCAAGTGATCAATCCGAATTGGGCGGTCACGAAAGTGATGGACTACATCCGCGCCACGATGCAAATCGCCCAAACAACCTTGCGCAGCGTCGTTGGTCAGGTCGAGCTTGATGAACTGCTGGCGCAACGCGAGAAGATCAACCAAAAACTTCAGCAGATCATCGACGAACAGACCGAGCCGTGGGGGATCAAGGTAACGATTGTCGAAGTAAAAGACGTTGAGTTACCACAGAATATGCAACGGGCAATGGCACGCCAAGCCGAAGCCGAACGTGAAAAGCGTGCCAAGCTGATCCACGCTGATGGCGAATTGCAGGCGTCGCGTACCCTGGCCGAAGCTGCGCGCGTGTTAGCCAGCGAGCCGGTCACGTTGCAACTACGGTATCTGCAAACCTTGACCGAAATCGCCACCGAGAAGAACAGCACGATTATCTTCCCGCTCCCGATTGAGCTGCTCAAGACCTTTTTGGCTCCGCAGTCGGTCAACAATGATGTAGTACGCTCATCAGATTAG
- a CDS encoding DMT family transporter: MSTLNEAQRPFDIAMVVIAALSWGTIGVAVGWLYRLTETNSLSIGFLRLLLSAPVLLITARMLAGPQAFRIKPRHRWVLALIGSAFAGYQVAYFAAIPYLGVAAAVLINICSAPIFTALLARAFLGERLRPSTGLAIGGAVIGAGLLAGGAPQVQSTNDLLVGAALALTAGFSYSLVVLGARLVAADYHPVVPVALSFTLGALLLLPVALSTGLAIDYPPLGWLVLGYLSVVPTALAYALYVRGMRTVRATTAATISLLEPLGSALLAMILLGERFTATGIVGAVLLVASIAIIARR; the protein is encoded by the coding sequence ATGTCTACGCTTAATGAAGCCCAACGTCCCTTCGATATTGCGATGGTAGTTATCGCTGCGTTATCGTGGGGGACCATCGGTGTGGCGGTTGGGTGGCTCTATCGCCTGACCGAAACCAATTCGCTTTCGATAGGTTTCCTTCGTTTGCTGCTGTCGGCGCCGGTGTTGTTAATCACTGCACGTATGCTTGCCGGGCCACAGGCCTTTCGCATCAAACCCCGCCATCGTTGGGTGCTGGCACTAATCGGTAGTGCGTTCGCCGGTTATCAGGTGGCCTACTTTGCCGCAATTCCGTATCTCGGCGTGGCAGCCGCCGTCTTGATCAATATCTGTAGTGCGCCGATCTTCACTGCGCTGCTTGCCCGGGCTTTTCTCGGCGAGCGGTTGCGACCGAGTACCGGGCTGGCTATTGGCGGTGCGGTGATTGGCGCAGGTCTGTTGGCCGGCGGTGCGCCACAGGTACAGTCCACGAACGATTTGCTGGTAGGGGCTGCGTTGGCACTGACCGCCGGCTTTTCGTACAGTCTGGTGGTGTTGGGCGCACGGCTGGTCGCTGCCGATTACCATCCGGTCGTGCCGGTTGCGTTGTCGTTTACCCTTGGAGCGTTGTTGTTACTGCCCGTTGCCCTGTCTACCGGTTTGGCGATTGATTATCCGCCATTGGGCTGGTTGGTGTTGGGCTACCTGAGCGTAGTCCCGACCGCTTTGGCGTATGCGCTCTATGTACGTGGTATGCGCACGGTGCGGGCGACGACGGCAGCCACTATTTCGCTACTCGAGCCGCTCGGCTCGGCGTTGTTGGCGATGATCTTGCTAGGCGAGCGCTTTACCGCTACCGGTATTGTTGGTGCGGTGTTGCTTGTTGCGAGTATTGCGATCATCGCTCGGCGATAG
- a CDS encoding leucyl aminopeptidase, which yields MQCEVQSGELLATETELAVLLYAEDETLPAEVTALCEPNDANGRWKQQTLLYPRGALPARRLLLIGMGKRSGITADTVRQAAAIAAQRAQELKVSRYHLGYNGHLPLTPQQFGVAFAEGSILGSYRYTRYKSDREETPEITAILQAGSDAPEAVEGVRRGQILAQATTFARDLANGPGNEVTPAFLGQTAVEMGARLGLQVTVLDKAQLIEQGFGGILAVGQGSANEPRFIVMEYGTAGRGPTICLVGKGITFDTGGISIKPAEKMDDMKMDMSGAAAVFGAMQAVAELQLPLHVVGIVCAAENMPSGTAYRPGDIIRTLSGKTVEVLNTDAEGRIVLADGLFYAQRYQPAAIVDLATLTGAIMVALGSHAIGLMGNNQELANRLITAGEATAERVWQLPLWEEYRDAMKSDIADLKNTGGRYGGAITAAGFLAAFVGDYPWAHLDIAGTAWVEKPSRAYQSRGATGVGVRLLVELLQGYVS from the coding sequence ATGCAATGCGAAGTTCAGAGCGGTGAACTGTTGGCTACCGAGACGGAGTTAGCCGTTTTGCTGTACGCCGAGGACGAAACATTACCTGCGGAAGTTACTGCGTTGTGCGAACCTAACGATGCCAACGGACGCTGGAAGCAGCAAACGTTACTCTACCCACGCGGAGCGTTGCCGGCGCGACGGTTGTTGCTGATCGGGATGGGGAAGCGTTCGGGTATTACTGCCGATACAGTGCGGCAAGCGGCAGCAATTGCGGCCCAACGGGCGCAAGAATTGAAGGTGTCGAGGTATCATCTGGGCTATAATGGTCATCTGCCATTGACACCACAACAATTTGGTGTAGCTTTTGCCGAGGGTAGCATCTTGGGGTCGTACCGATATACACGCTATAAGAGTGACCGGGAGGAGACGCCGGAGATTACGGCCATCTTGCAAGCTGGTTCTGATGCGCCGGAAGCCGTTGAGGGGGTACGGCGTGGTCAGATACTGGCGCAGGCGACGACGTTTGCCCGCGATCTCGCGAACGGTCCCGGTAATGAGGTGACACCGGCATTTCTAGGTCAGACTGCTGTTGAGATGGGTGCTCGCCTTGGTTTGCAGGTCACCGTGCTGGATAAAGCACAATTGATCGAACAAGGTTTTGGCGGTATTCTCGCCGTTGGGCAAGGATCGGCCAACGAACCACGCTTTATCGTGATGGAATATGGTACTGCCGGGCGCGGTCCAACCATTTGTCTCGTCGGTAAGGGTATAACCTTCGATACCGGAGGTATCAGTATCAAACCGGCCGAGAAGATGGACGATATGAAGATGGATATGAGTGGTGCGGCGGCAGTTTTCGGAGCTATGCAAGCGGTAGCCGAATTGCAGTTACCGTTGCACGTGGTTGGTATTGTCTGTGCTGCCGAGAATATGCCGAGCGGTACCGCTTATCGTCCCGGCGACATTATTCGCACCCTCAGTGGTAAGACGGTTGAGGTGCTTAATACCGATGCTGAAGGTCGGATCGTGTTGGCAGACGGCCTCTTTTACGCACAACGCTATCAGCCGGCGGCGATTGTTGATTTGGCAACCCTGACCGGTGCGATCATGGTGGCCCTTGGTTCGCATGCGATCGGTTTAATGGGGAACAACCAGGAATTGGCAAATCGGCTCATTACTGCCGGTGAAGCGACTGCCGAGCGCGTTTGGCAGTTGCCGCTCTGGGAGGAGTACCGTGATGCGATGAAGAGTGACATTGCCGATCTCAAAAATACCGGTGGGCGTTACGGCGGCGCGATTACGGCTGCCGGTTTTCTGGCCGCTTTTGTCGGTGATTATCCGTGGGCGCACCTCGATATTGCCGGTACTGCGTGGGTTGAGAAGCCGTCGCGCGCTTATCAATCACGTGGGGCGACCGGGGTTGGTGTACGGTTGTTGGTTGAGCTGTTACAGGGATATGTGAGTTGA
- a CDS encoding homoserine dehydrogenase family protein, translated as MTPIIQLGIGGVGRALARQIVAVAPAIRRRYGIDLRYIAIADSRGIIAGDPTVSEEQVHQILAVKEAGHGLDSMTNAITDRHWIELLPATIAIVVDVTATSEHTAPLAAAVSAGHRVVLANKRPLCDEYDLFTALTERGATRYEATVGAGLPVIGVLQGLLDTGDEVLRIEAALSGTLGFLMSALEEGSSFAEAVWKAHALGYTEPDPRDDLSGADVARKALILARTCGIPVPADAVSAESLFPPQLATVSVAEFLQRLPEAEESVMERFAAARAAGNVLRYITCITPDNIEVGLRELPADHPLAGLRGPDNMISFTTRRYHDRPMVIRGPGAGVEVTATGVLSDIIATAREL; from the coding sequence ATGACACCCATTATCCAACTTGGCATCGGTGGCGTCGGACGAGCTTTAGCACGACAAATAGTAGCCGTCGCGCCTGCCATTCGCCGACGCTATGGCATAGATCTACGCTACATAGCGATTGCTGATAGTCGCGGTATCATTGCCGGTGATCCGACGGTGAGTGAAGAACAAGTACATCAAATCCTCGCCGTAAAAGAAGCCGGTCATGGGCTTGATAGTATGACTAATGCGATCACCGATCGGCACTGGATAGAGTTACTCCCTGCGACAATAGCAATCGTTGTTGATGTCACGGCAACGAGTGAACATACCGCGCCATTGGCCGCAGCCGTCTCGGCAGGTCATCGCGTTGTATTGGCCAATAAACGCCCGCTATGTGATGAGTACGATCTGTTTACCGCGCTCACCGAACGTGGTGCAACCCGCTACGAAGCGACGGTTGGGGCCGGTTTGCCGGTTATTGGGGTATTACAGGGCTTGCTCGACACCGGTGATGAAGTACTGCGGATCGAAGCGGCCTTGAGTGGTACGCTCGGCTTTCTGATGAGCGCGTTAGAAGAGGGTAGCAGTTTTGCCGAAGCGGTATGGAAAGCGCACGCACTCGGCTACACCGAGCCGGATCCGCGAGATGACCTGAGCGGAGCTGATGTGGCGCGTAAGGCGCTGATTTTGGCCCGTACCTGTGGTATCCCCGTACCGGCTGACGCGGTGAGTGCTGAATCGCTCTTCCCACCCCAGCTCGCAACGGTCAGTGTGGCAGAGTTCTTGCAACGCTTGCCCGAAGCCGAGGAATCTGTTATGGAACGCTTTGCCGCGGCCCGTGCCGCCGGCAACGTCTTGCGGTATATCACATGCATCACGCCGGACAACATCGAGGTGGGGTTGCGCGAGTTGCCCGCCGATCATCCGCTCGCCGGTCTGCGTGGCCCCGACAATATGATCAGCTTCACCACCCGACGTTACCACGACCGACCAATGGTGATCCGTGGGCCAGGTGCAGGGGTTGAAGTGACGGCAACCGGTGTGTTGAGCGATATTATTGCGACAGCACGAGAACTGTGA
- a CDS encoding aldehyde dehydrogenase family protein, with amino-acid sequence MRHEHSPAGLPHYDLYINGAWQPASSKQTFTVFDPANGQPLATCASASPTDVDRAIAAARSAFDHGPWPHTSPARRAEILHALADALEARNFELAEIESRNAGVPLRKTTYNDITLGIEILRGCAEMARKHPYEPLPWNDLPSVSWNFVWREPIGVCAQIIPWNYAFCMAAWKLGPALATGNTVVFKPSSLAPLSTLAIIQAIHELNLLPKGVVNLVLGPGGEVGEYLVAHPDVDKVAFTGSTEVGRKIMALAAPHIKRVTLELGGKNAMIILPDADLDLVVDGVLWGAFYHSGQLCEAGSRLLVPHALHDTLVSRLVERVRTMRIGDPMDLETDIGPLISEQQRAKVERYIAIGREEGATVVIGGRRPPDEARAKGYYVEPTIFTGVRPEMRIAREEIFGPVLAVIAYEEVSEAIKIANDSIYGLAASVWSRDLQQALAVAKRIRAGTVWINEHHVLNPQAPFGGYRQSGFGREMGRYGLDEYTEVKHIHVDLMQRRQGRLWWDTLLPE; translated from the coding sequence ATGAGGCACGAACACTCCCCGGCAGGGTTACCTCACTATGATCTGTACATCAACGGTGCATGGCAGCCGGCGAGCAGTAAACAGACCTTTACCGTCTTCGATCCGGCCAACGGCCAACCACTAGCAACCTGCGCTAGTGCCAGCCCCACCGATGTTGATCGGGCCATCGCCGCTGCCCGATCGGCATTTGACCACGGCCCGTGGCCGCACACCAGCCCAGCGCGTCGGGCCGAGATTTTGCATGCGTTGGCCGACGCACTCGAAGCGCGTAATTTTGAATTAGCCGAGATTGAATCTCGCAACGCCGGTGTGCCACTCCGCAAAACGACGTACAACGATATTACCCTTGGTATCGAGATTTTGCGTGGCTGTGCCGAGATGGCTCGCAAGCATCCCTACGAACCGTTACCGTGGAACGACTTGCCGAGTGTTTCGTGGAATTTTGTCTGGCGTGAACCGATCGGTGTCTGTGCCCAGATTATTCCATGGAACTATGCCTTCTGTATGGCGGCGTGGAAACTCGGGCCGGCATTGGCCACCGGCAATACGGTTGTCTTTAAGCCGTCGTCGCTCGCACCGTTAAGTACATTGGCAATTATTCAAGCGATCCACGAGCTGAACCTTCTGCCGAAAGGGGTAGTCAATCTCGTCCTCGGTCCCGGCGGTGAAGTTGGTGAGTATCTGGTCGCTCACCCAGATGTCGATAAGGTCGCGTTTACCGGTAGCACTGAAGTCGGGCGCAAAATTATGGCACTTGCCGCTCCTCACATCAAGCGGGTGACACTTGAATTAGGTGGCAAGAACGCCATGATCATTCTCCCCGATGCCGATCTTGATCTGGTCGTCGATGGTGTGCTATGGGGTGCGTTTTATCACAGTGGTCAATTGTGCGAAGCCGGTTCGCGTCTGCTCGTTCCCCACGCCCTCCACGATACGCTCGTCTCCCGCTTGGTAGAACGAGTGCGCACTATGCGGATCGGTGACCCGATGGATCTTGAAACTGACATCGGCCCACTGATCAGCGAACAACAGCGTGCGAAGGTCGAGCGCTATATCGCCATCGGTCGCGAAGAAGGAGCAACGGTGGTCATTGGCGGTAGGAGACCGCCGGACGAAGCACGCGCCAAGGGGTATTATGTCGAGCCAACTATCTTCACCGGTGTGCGGCCAGAGATGCGAATTGCGCGAGAAGAGATCTTCGGGCCGGTGTTGGCCGTCATAGCGTATGAAGAGGTTAGTGAAGCGATCAAGATTGCCAACGACAGCATCTACGGTCTCGCCGCCTCGGTGTGGTCACGCGATCTCCAACAGGCCCTGGCCGTAGCCAAACGCATTCGCGCCGGCACGGTCTGGATCAACGAACATCACGTCCTCAACCCTCAGGCGCCGTTTGGCGGGTACCGTCAGAGCGGGTTTGGCCGCGAGATGGGGCGTTACGGCCTCGATGAGTATACTGAAGTCAAGCATATTCATGTTGACCTGATGCAGCGCCGACAGGGCAGGTTATGGTGGGATACCCTCTTGCCTGAATAG
- a CDS encoding radical SAM protein, whose amino-acid sequence MTTDITISLQPHHLTLAEAMRTIIAFDGEGRPIVAFRNGTNYVRGLSGDVLLKRTIAPGQKERRKLSADERQAILAEILHDAHRMIEQIAATVPPEAHDWFKRIQRWDVAGLEEERERFRTIYKPISIVPPDQYRALVLQATEGCSWNRCHFCTFYRDRPFRIHTPTTFREHIRQVKAFVGAGLGLRMAIFLGDANALIIPQPRLRSLLQVIHEEFPIGPTAPLKGIYSFLDIFGAERKTLTDYRELAGAGVRRIYLGLESGDDTVFHQLNKPGSPAEAIEVVQTIKAAGIAVGVILLAGAGGSRFAADHVQHSIDVIAAMNLGPDDIVYLSPLIVGPDSPYLDRLRESASQPLDTAEMMAQVQTLKQSLRTVVAPGTKVVLYHIEEFVY is encoded by the coding sequence ATGACAACCGATATTACGATCAGTCTTCAACCACACCATCTCACGCTTGCCGAGGCGATGCGCACGATTATCGCCTTCGACGGTGAGGGACGGCCAATTGTCGCGTTTCGCAACGGTACGAATTACGTGCGTGGGCTTAGTGGTGATGTGCTGCTGAAACGGACGATCGCTCCCGGGCAGAAGGAACGACGCAAACTGTCCGCTGACGAGCGACAGGCCATCCTCGCCGAGATATTGCACGATGCTCATCGGATGATCGAGCAGATAGCGGCAACAGTACCACCGGAAGCGCATGACTGGTTCAAGCGCATCCAACGGTGGGATGTAGCCGGCTTGGAAGAGGAACGAGAACGATTCCGTACTATCTACAAACCGATCAGTATTGTGCCGCCCGACCAATACCGTGCGCTTGTCTTGCAGGCTACCGAGGGATGTAGTTGGAATCGCTGCCATTTTTGCACGTTCTACCGTGATCGACCATTCCGTATTCACACACCAACCACATTTCGCGAACATATTCGACAGGTGAAAGCATTTGTTGGCGCCGGTCTTGGCTTGCGGATGGCCATTTTTCTCGGTGATGCTAATGCACTGATTATTCCTCAGCCGCGGCTACGTTCGTTACTCCAGGTGATTCATGAGGAGTTCCCGATTGGACCAACAGCCCCTCTGAAAGGTATCTACTCCTTCCTCGACATTTTTGGGGCCGAACGGAAGACTCTTACCGATTACCGTGAATTGGCCGGCGCTGGTGTACGCCGGATCTATCTTGGTCTTGAAAGTGGTGATGATACCGTATTCCATCAGCTTAACAAGCCCGGCTCACCGGCTGAAGCTATTGAGGTTGTGCAAACGATCAAAGCTGCCGGGATTGCGGTCGGCGTGATCCTCCTCGCCGGGGCCGGGGGCAGTCGCTTCGCTGCCGATCATGTCCAACACTCCATCGATGTTATTGCCGCGATGAACCTCGGCCCAGACGATATTGTCTACCTCTCACCATTGATCGTTGGCCCTGATAGCCCTTATCTTGATCGGTTACGCGAGTCTGCTAGCCAACCACTTGATACAGCGGAGATGATGGCCCAAGTACAGACGCTCAAGCAGAGCTTGCGCACGGTTGTTGCCCCCGGCACGAAGGTAGTGCTCTATCATATCGAAGAGTTTGTGTATTAG